From the genome of Nomia melanderi isolate GNS246 chromosome 14, iyNomMela1, whole genome shotgun sequence, one region includes:
- the wech gene encoding tripartite motif containing 71 protein wech isoform X2, producing MNRGKSYTRNTNFFGKYIHENQEKEQDIEFGCKMTNKSPWQCAKSGYSNASSPGTASSGSSTNSQCYGQSPDDLSLDSLINSLLQVVNGDNFNGPTSSQFSHSRNSINKCRDCADTICDTCSSGQLLNAIDLNHEDEHNSLQNILTEIPSSPIINTPNLSSAGLSLFCDAHRDAQKFYCQTCSKPLCGECGIHHHHGHITVNLMEAVEGAGMQANQVLNEAKLGITALRDELDAVQIAAEILEQKARQATADVMLCIRRVVSALETREKELLGKIEKARLLKFAALKARDEGLRNGISRLSRAADKLSEAMESKTLANNPLNLLLTKDMASAEIRQSRQCLPSQEENWISFNGLEGTILNAIANLGAVVVNNPGPIGDRRAVRGRGNSPQIFLRQAAAPMISNSVPRGRPVPSNSFPVTVRINRNSDLSVKPFKIIGNDGDAQDNLCRPWGIACDREGHIVVADRSNNRIQIYRQDGVFLRRFGSHGTAPGQFDRPAGVAVDARRRIVVADKDNHRIQVLTMEGLFLLSFGDKGCRCGQFNYPWDVAVNTECQIVVSDTRNHRVQLFSPEGVFLRKYGYESAPNMWKHFDSPRGVAFNPEGNVVTTDFNNHRVVIIDADFMHARVFECECANGSKQFLRPQGLVIDDDGNIIIADSRNHRIQVFDPVGILKWRFGSYGKGDDEMDRPSGIALCPDGRIAVVDFGNNRVLII from the exons ATGAATCGTGGGAAAAGTTATACccgtaatacaaatttttttggAAAATACATTCATGAAAATCAAGAAAAGGAACAAGACATAGAATTTGGTTGTAAG ATGACAAATAAATCCCCCTGGCAGTGTGCCAAATCTGGTTACTCTAATGCTAGTTCACCGGGTACCGCATCCTCGGGAAGTAGCACAAATTCTCAGTGTTATGGTCAATCACCTGATGACCTGAGCCTTGACTCCTTGATTAACAGTCTACTGCAAGTCGTGAATGGCGATAATTTTAACGGGCCGACTTCTTCACAGTTCTCACACAGTagaaattcaattaacaaaTGCAGGGACTGCGCCGATACAATTTGCGACACTTGTTCTTCTGGTCAACTCTTA AATGCAATTGATCTAAATCATGAAGACGAACACAACTCATTGCAGAATATACTCACAGAAATTCCAAGCTCTCCTATAATCAACACGCCGAACTTATCGTCTGCAGGATTGAGCCTCTTTTGTGATGCGCACCGCGACGCtcaaaaattttattgtcaAACATGCAGTAAGCCCCTCTGTGGGGAATGTGGAATTCACCATCATCATGGTCATATTACAGTGAACTTAATGGAAGCTGTTGAAGGTGCAGGGATGCAAGCAAATCAAGTATTGAATGAAGCCAAGCTTGGAATCACAGCCCTTAGGGATGAACTTGATGCTGTACAA ATAGCAGCtgaaattttggaacaaaaagcAAGGCAAGCAACTGCTGATGTAATGCTGTGTATAAGGAGAGTGGTTTCAGCTTTAGAAACAAGGGAAAAGGAGTTATTAGGTAAAATTGAAAAGGCTAGGCTTCTCAAATTTGCTGCACTGAAAGCAAGAGATGAGGGGCTTAGGAATGGAATATCTCGATTATCACGTGCTGCAGACAAACTTAGCGAAGCAATGGAGTCTAAAACACTGGCTAATAATCCACTGAACTTGCTACTTACTAAGGACATGGCTTCGGCTGAG ATACGCCAAAGCCGGCAATGTCTTCCTTCGCAAGAGGAGAACTGGATTTCGTTCAACGGCTTGGAAGGGACTATACTAAATGCCATTGCGAACCTTGGAGCGGTTGTGGTGAACAATCCTGGTCCTATAGGCGACCGTCGAGCCGTAAGAGGTCGAGGCAATTCACCGCAGATATTTCTTAGGCAAGCAGCAGCTCCTATGATATCCAATTCCGTGCCTCGAGGCAGGCCAGTCCCTTCGAATAGTTTCCCAGTCACGGTTCGGATAAATCGTAATTCCGATTTATCAGTGAAACCGTTTAAAATTATTGGGAACGATGGCGATGCACAAGATAATCTCTGCCGACCATGGGGTATAGCTTGTGACAGAGAAGGACACATAGTGGTTGCAGACAGATCAAACAATCGCATTCAAATATACAGACAAGATGGCGTATTCCTGAGAAGATTTGGTAGCCATGGTACTGCGCCAGGACAATTCGACCGGCCAGCTGGTGTAGCGGTCGATGCACGTCGTCGTATAGTTGTAGCGGACAAAGATAATCATCGTATACAG GTGTTGACAATGGAAGGCCTATTCCTTCTAAGTTTTGGTGATAAAGGATGCCGATGTGGACAGTTTAACTATCCGTGGGACGTAGCAGTAAATACTGAATGTCAAATAGTCGTATCCGACACTAGGAATCATCGTGTCCAATTATTTAGCCCGGAAGGTGTGTTCCTACGAAAGTATGGCTACGAGTCAGCGCCGAACATGTGGAAACACTTCGATTCCCCGCGCGGTGTAGCGTTTAATCCAGAAGGCAATGTTGTTACAACAGATTTTAATAATCATAGGGTAGTAATTATTGACGCTGATTTTATGCATGCTAGAGTTTTCGAGTGCGAATGCGCAAACGGTTCAAAACAGTTCCTAAGACCACAAGGTTTAGTGATCGACGACGatggtaatattattatagcCGACTCCAGAAACCATAGAATACAGGTTTTCGATCCGGTCGGCATATTAAAATGGAGATTCGGCAGCTACGGGAAGGGTGACGATGAAATGGATAGACCATCCGGCATCGCTTTATGCCCCGATGGTAGGATCGCAGTTGTAGATTTCGGTAATAATCGAGTTCTTATTATTTAG
- the LOC116433783 gene encoding uncharacterized protein LOC116433783: MPLIMTHKAVNQSRTDLMKCKLTLIGTEYRGSIAKTIGDVPCQSWFAEDPIHEISKDIHDDNFPERSMKSVKNYCRNPTGDHRGPWCYTLDPSLIDDKCDVPLCNFGECRISGPGAEYGGNKKVGSSGRKCMSWHKMHKTKGTKNSKFEDKNFPEESRKKANSFCRNPSGDNGGPWCYVEQEDSEYVEKEYCDIPFCDDKECLTFTKNATDYSILTRLNAPSGNTSFWMKLWDPNDERNAAARILLGLLPVPASGEKIAEDWSAGVELFFANSGSRQTFPKYDDDEVFENTPEILVGTKWVGIWITWGGGFISAGVDGSLKPVLMQEYRRKHSITSLYPETFLYYGLQGSGVLWSTTFCQKQCEIHTTFGIDYSRAWTMEKNNDTNDVRVFVRASQNIHIRLYQTPNAEYPSVTVTIGKDVTTLTYQEDEDSPKHYLKDISSRGILDFWSWREFSISIFGEHFRLFYQKARATVELFYVNNNFFATLRWFSIGSENSVAYWTLFCTPEAADAVEVPSLPNCISDLKDYLYKGGQSTSINEVPCIPWSSNEVPKEEKIDNKFVDGSALKALNKCRNPTQDPNGPYCYAFTPWETITISKQYCPVRYCRSSECRMAGTANDYVGTLAETRSGRVCENWPTDYDFTLQKSDELVAATVPTTSQRTRRPTRVKPIKMGPRVDPYGLLIPDKTTTPSVPKYATKATTKYMPIPKIKSGKTIAREHFNDSLYPDGSATNASNYCRNPSRNIAGTWCYTTDFSVPQDLCNVRDCEKPEEFTILVRGEAAGRRLYVLPEYRFEGLRFAVKAWEPDQPDSIVFVFTADDDFKSRYILKIGAMDNEKVLLYYESETEAVELVKKKTLPHLLYLGKWSTFTLSIPRGKILLYYEDDPTPLFEWSHKDPPTTFLPVYYSYSSEKGRTVGVAFDHDLGCPLENTKTDRHARILSISAWNKKEVLRPDRVTFHLRGKGAISIPLLMLPATPGFYAVTLSEKDHWILFTRNTYPNVTIFHRQKMSVPLFTTNSWTNLTIRWSINIIELYCNGTKVFHYEHTSPLLFYFFSIGVDAGGWVTWSVNCLPMDIDGPSIDGGWSEWGPWACSASCNGGTGTRKRSCNSPAPNAKGEPCVGPHTMVGRCNEIVCGDVTQDTVTLINRRIRTNNTALTVKEFHSVTITSDSDIVEMIGKESPRSELQWSLNGIFVQKETGRVELRDYNIEIIKAFVNDSGVYALTLRRIDGTYAIIKVVSLAVIPAKENVRIRETLSVTITCHCTILGHVYSDLQVTWLLQNKAWKDYGITLPVAADVEHVTEVNRTHEGLWQCSVKQNDLNFVWITNMIFIKVLGPPNWRTHLMEDEATRFLFAWLQDEKYVGVLAVIFSLVLITVAILGSLSYTKYKRKKTWRKDRNEKKNLIVPKD, translated from the exons ATGCCATTAATTATGACTCACAAAG CAGTGAATCAGTCACGGACTGACctaatgaaatgtaaattgaCGCTAATTGGTACGGAATACAGAGGTTCAATAGCAAAAACTATTGGTGATGTTCCGTGTCAATCTTGGTTCGCAGAAGATCCAATACACGAG ATCAGTAAAGATATTCATGATGATAATTTTCCTGAACGATCAATGAAAAGCGTAAAAAATTACTGCAGAAATCCGACAGGAGATCATAGGGGCCCGTGGTGTTACACATTGGACCCTTCACTCATAGATGACAAGTGTGATGTACCTCTTTGTAATTTTGGGG AATGTAGAATATCAGGACCGGGTGCTGAGTATGGTGGCAATAAGAAAGTCGGATCGTCTGGAAGGAAATGTATGTCGTGGCACAAAATGCACAAAACTAAGGGTACGAAG AATTCAAAGTTCGAGGACAAGAATTTCCCTGAAGAATCTCGCAAGAAAGCTAATAGTTTTTGTAGAAACCCGTCTGGTGATAATGGGGGTCCTTGGTGTTACGTTGAGCAAGAAGATTCTGAATATGTTGAAAAAGAATATTGTGATATTCCATTCTGCGATGATAAag AATGCTTgacatttaccaaaaatgcaaCCGATTATTCGATATTAACTCGATTAAACGCACCCAGCGGTAACACTTCATTTTGGATGAAACTGTGGGATCCTAATGACGAAAGAAAT GCAGCGGCGCGAATTTTACTTGGTTTGTTACCAGTACCTGCTTCTGGTGAAAAGATAGCTGAAGATTGGAGCGCAGGTGTGGAATTGTTCTTCGCAAATTCTGGCAGTCGTCAGACCTTTCCCAAATATGAT GACGACGAAGTTTTCGAAAATACACCTGAAATTTTAGTTGGCACAAAATGGGTGGGAATATGGATAACATGGGGTGGTGGATTCATATCAGCTGGTGTTGATGGCAGTTTAAAACCTGTACTTATGCAAGAATATAGAAGGAAACACAGTATCACCAGTTTGTATCCTGAAACATTCTTATATTATGGACTTCAGGGGTCTGGAGTTTTGTGGAGCACCACATTTTGCCAAAAAC agTGTGAAATTCATACGACATTTGGAATAGATTATTCTAGAGCGTGGACCATGGAAAAGAATAACGATACAAATGACGTTCGAGTTTTTGTTCGCGCAAGCCAAAATATTCACATAAGATTATATCAAACGCCTAATGCAGAGTATCCATCTGTAACG GTGACAATAGGCAAAGATGTTACAACACTTACATACCAAGAGGATGAAGATTCTCCTAAGCATTATCTAAAGGACATTTCAAGTAGAGGCATCCTTGACTTTTGGTCTTGGAGAGAATTTAGCATCAG CATTTTTGGAGAACATTTTCGCTTATTCTATCAGAAGGCTAGAGCAACTGTCGAGTTGTTCTAcgtaaataacaatttctttgcTACTTTAAGATGGTTCAGCATTGGAAGTGAAAACTCTGTTGCATATTGGACATTATTCTGTACTCCAGAAg CTGCGGATGCTGTTGAAGTGCCTTCATTACCGAATTGTATTTCTGATCTGAAAGATTACTTGTACAAAGGTGGGCAATCGACAAGTATCAACGAAGTTCCTTGCATTCCATGGAGTTCGAACGAA GTACCGAAAGAAGAAAAGATCGACAACAAGTTTGTTGATGGATCTGCTTTGAAAGCATTAAATAAGTGCAGGAATCCGACACAGGATCCAAATGGTCCTTACTGTTACGCGTTTACTCCTTGGGAAActataactatttcaaaacaATATTGTCCTGTTCGATATTGTAGATCTTCAG AGTGTCGTATGGCTGGAACAGCAAACGACTACGTAGGGACGCTGGCAGAAACACGTTCCGGCCGTGTTTGCGAAAATTGGCCAACTGATTATGATTTCACACTGCAAAAAAGTGATGAATTGGTAGCTGCAACGGTACCTACAACTTCGCAACGTACGCGAAGACCAACTCGTGTGAAGCCGATCAAGATGGGACCGCGAGTTGACCCGTATGGATTATTAATTCCTGACAAAACAACAACGCCCAGTGTTCCAAAATATGCCACTAAAGCTACGACGAAATATATGCCCATACCGAAAATTAAATCAGGAAAAACTATTGCACGCGAACACTTCAATGATAGCCTCTATCCAGACGGCAGTGCCACAAATGCTAGCAATTATTGTAGAAACCCGTCGCGTAATATTGCTGGCACCTGGTGTTATACCACGGATTTTTCAGTACCACAAGATCTTTGTAACGTTAGGGATTGCGAGAAACCAG AAGAGTTTACAATTCTTGTCCGCGGAGAAGCTGCAGGCAGACGTTTGTATGTTTTACCTGAATACCGCTTTGAAGGTTTACGCTTTGCTGTGAAAGCTTGGGAACCAGATCAACCAGATAGTATTGTATTTGTTTTTACAGCCGACGACGATTTCAAATCGCGCTATATCCTTAAAATAGGAGCTATGGATAATGAAAAAGTACTTCTTTATTATGAGTCAGAAACAGAAG CAGTTGAATTGGTAAAAAAGAAAACTTTGCCACACTTATTATATTTGGGAAAATGGAGTACCTTTACACTCAGTATTCCTCGAggaaaaattttactttattatgaaGATGACCCTACACCATTGTTTGAATGGAGTCACAAAGATCCACCAACAACATTTTTACCTGTATATTATTCCTATAGCAGTGAAAAAGGACGGACAGTTGGCGTTGCGTTTGATCACGATTTAG GTTGTCCCCTTGAAAACACAAAAACAGATCGACACGCTAGAATTTTATCGATATCAGCATGGAATAAGAAAGAAGTGTTACGTCCGGATCGAGTGACATTTCATCTACGCGGAAAAGGTGCTATTTCCATACCTCTACTTATGTTACCTGCAACTCCAGG ATTTTATGCTGTTACCCTTAGCGAAAAGGATCACTGGATACTGTTCACAAGAAATACATACCCTAATGTAACGATTTTCCATAGACAGAAAATGTCGGTACCATTATTTACAACTAATTCATGGACTAATTTAACTATAAG GTGGTCTATAAACATTATTGAACTATATTGCAATGGAACAAAAGTGTTTCACTACGAACACACAAGTCCTCTTCTGTTTTACTTTTTTTCCATCGGAGTCGATGCTGGTGGCTGGGTCACTTGGTCTGTCAACTGTTTACCAATGG atataGATGGACCTTCAATTGACGGTGGCTGGTCAGAATGGGGACCATGGGCATGCAGCGCAAGCTGCAATGGCGGAACGGGAACTAGGAAACGGTCATGCAATTCACCAGCTCCTAACGCGAAAGGTGAACCATGTGTAGGACCACATACAATGGTTGGTCGCTGTAACGAAATTGTATGTGGCGATGTAACACAAG ATACGGTAACTTTAATCAATCGAAGGATTCGAACCAATAATACAGCTCTGACagtaaaagaatttcattctgtGACAATTACATCGGATTCGGATATTGTTGAGATGATTGGTAAAGAATCTCCTCGTTCTGAATTGCAGTGGtctttaaatggaatttttgtgCAAAAGGAAACGGGAAGGGTGGAATTGCGGGATTATAATATTG AGATAATTAAAGCTTTTGTAAATGATTCCGGTGTATATGCGCTGACTTTACGCCGCATCGATGGAACCTATGCAATCATCAAGGTCGTCAGTTTAGCAGTAATTCCAGCGAAAGAGAATGTGCGGATAAGGGAGACCTTAAGCGTGACAATAACGTGTCACTGTACTATATTGGGCCATGTTTACTCAGATCTTCAGGTGACCTGGCTACTGCAGAATAAAGCATGGAAAGATTATGGTATCACCCTTCCTGTAGCGGCAGATGTCGAACATGTTACGGAAGTTAATAGAACACACGAAGGACTGTGGCAGTGTAGTGTTAAACAAAACGATTTAAACTTCGTTTGGATAACAAATATGATTTTCATTAAAG TTTTAGGACCACCAAATTGGCGCACACATTTAATGGAAGATGAAGCAACGCGTTTTCTCTTCGCCTGGTTGCAAGATGAGAAATACGTTGGCGTTCTCGCAGTAATTTTTTCACTAGTTTTGATTACAGTTGCAATTTTAGGATCACTATCGTATACAAA GTACAAACGAAAGAAAACTTGGAGGAAAGatagaaatgaaaagaagaatttgATCGTACCTaaagattaa
- the wech gene encoding tripartite motif containing 71 protein wech isoform X1, with protein sequence MNRGKSYTRNTNFFGKYIHENQEKEQDIEFGCKMTNKSPWQCAKSGYSNASSPGTASSGSSTNSQCYGQSPDDLSLDSLINSLLQVVNGDNFNGPTSSQFSHSRNSINKCRDCADTICDTCSSGQLLNAIDLNHEDEHNSLQNILTEIPSSPIINTPNLSSAGLSLFCDAHRDAQKFYCQTCSKPLCGECGIHHHHGHITVNLMEAVEGAGMQANQVLNEAKLGITALRDELDAVQIAAEILEQKARQATADVMLCIRRVVSALETREKELLGKIEKARLLKFAALKARDEGLRNGISRLSRAADKLSEAMESKTLANNPLNLLLTKDMASAEVFQIRQSRQCLPSQEENWISFNGLEGTILNAIANLGAVVVNNPGPIGDRRAVRGRGNSPQIFLRQAAAPMISNSVPRGRPVPSNSFPVTVRINRNSDLSVKPFKIIGNDGDAQDNLCRPWGIACDREGHIVVADRSNNRIQIYRQDGVFLRRFGSHGTAPGQFDRPAGVAVDARRRIVVADKDNHRIQVLTMEGLFLLSFGDKGCRCGQFNYPWDVAVNTECQIVVSDTRNHRVQLFSPEGVFLRKYGYESAPNMWKHFDSPRGVAFNPEGNVVTTDFNNHRVVIIDADFMHARVFECECANGSKQFLRPQGLVIDDDGNIIIADSRNHRIQVFDPVGILKWRFGSYGKGDDEMDRPSGIALCPDGRIAVVDFGNNRVLII encoded by the exons ATGAATCGTGGGAAAAGTTATACccgtaatacaaatttttttggAAAATACATTCATGAAAATCAAGAAAAGGAACAAGACATAGAATTTGGTTGTAAG ATGACAAATAAATCCCCCTGGCAGTGTGCCAAATCTGGTTACTCTAATGCTAGTTCACCGGGTACCGCATCCTCGGGAAGTAGCACAAATTCTCAGTGTTATGGTCAATCACCTGATGACCTGAGCCTTGACTCCTTGATTAACAGTCTACTGCAAGTCGTGAATGGCGATAATTTTAACGGGCCGACTTCTTCACAGTTCTCACACAGTagaaattcaattaacaaaTGCAGGGACTGCGCCGATACAATTTGCGACACTTGTTCTTCTGGTCAACTCTTA AATGCAATTGATCTAAATCATGAAGACGAACACAACTCATTGCAGAATATACTCACAGAAATTCCAAGCTCTCCTATAATCAACACGCCGAACTTATCGTCTGCAGGATTGAGCCTCTTTTGTGATGCGCACCGCGACGCtcaaaaattttattgtcaAACATGCAGTAAGCCCCTCTGTGGGGAATGTGGAATTCACCATCATCATGGTCATATTACAGTGAACTTAATGGAAGCTGTTGAAGGTGCAGGGATGCAAGCAAATCAAGTATTGAATGAAGCCAAGCTTGGAATCACAGCCCTTAGGGATGAACTTGATGCTGTACAA ATAGCAGCtgaaattttggaacaaaaagcAAGGCAAGCAACTGCTGATGTAATGCTGTGTATAAGGAGAGTGGTTTCAGCTTTAGAAACAAGGGAAAAGGAGTTATTAGGTAAAATTGAAAAGGCTAGGCTTCTCAAATTTGCTGCACTGAAAGCAAGAGATGAGGGGCTTAGGAATGGAATATCTCGATTATCACGTGCTGCAGACAAACTTAGCGAAGCAATGGAGTCTAAAACACTGGCTAATAATCCACTGAACTTGCTACTTACTAAGGACATGGCTTCGGCTGAG GTTTTCCAGATACGCCAAAGCCGGCAATGTCTTCCTTCGCAAGAGGAGAACTGGATTTCGTTCAACGGCTTGGAAGGGACTATACTAAATGCCATTGCGAACCTTGGAGCGGTTGTGGTGAACAATCCTGGTCCTATAGGCGACCGTCGAGCCGTAAGAGGTCGAGGCAATTCACCGCAGATATTTCTTAGGCAAGCAGCAGCTCCTATGATATCCAATTCCGTGCCTCGAGGCAGGCCAGTCCCTTCGAATAGTTTCCCAGTCACGGTTCGGATAAATCGTAATTCCGATTTATCAGTGAAACCGTTTAAAATTATTGGGAACGATGGCGATGCACAAGATAATCTCTGCCGACCATGGGGTATAGCTTGTGACAGAGAAGGACACATAGTGGTTGCAGACAGATCAAACAATCGCATTCAAATATACAGACAAGATGGCGTATTCCTGAGAAGATTTGGTAGCCATGGTACTGCGCCAGGACAATTCGACCGGCCAGCTGGTGTAGCGGTCGATGCACGTCGTCGTATAGTTGTAGCGGACAAAGATAATCATCGTATACAG GTGTTGACAATGGAAGGCCTATTCCTTCTAAGTTTTGGTGATAAAGGATGCCGATGTGGACAGTTTAACTATCCGTGGGACGTAGCAGTAAATACTGAATGTCAAATAGTCGTATCCGACACTAGGAATCATCGTGTCCAATTATTTAGCCCGGAAGGTGTGTTCCTACGAAAGTATGGCTACGAGTCAGCGCCGAACATGTGGAAACACTTCGATTCCCCGCGCGGTGTAGCGTTTAATCCAGAAGGCAATGTTGTTACAACAGATTTTAATAATCATAGGGTAGTAATTATTGACGCTGATTTTATGCATGCTAGAGTTTTCGAGTGCGAATGCGCAAACGGTTCAAAACAGTTCCTAAGACCACAAGGTTTAGTGATCGACGACGatggtaatattattatagcCGACTCCAGAAACCATAGAATACAGGTTTTCGATCCGGTCGGCATATTAAAATGGAGATTCGGCAGCTACGGGAAGGGTGACGATGAAATGGATAGACCATCCGGCATCGCTTTATGCCCCGATGGTAGGATCGCAGTTGTAGATTTCGGTAATAATCGAGTTCTTATTATTTAG